ttatgactcagaaatagatgtgactgctgtaagagcttacaatctaggtaccttTACAAaaagacttcccctgataacctgtgctctaagattcaattctcagagtttatacattaCTGTTATTCTGTaatagtgaggtgttataatgtttgtcttatcatttctggcttatttcactcaaaatgctgtcctcagtgtccattcacctagttgcatacctcacagaAACCTCTGCTTTCTATCCCTCAAGCAACCTCATAACATTCTGCAGAGGCGCCTCATGGAAACCAACTTATCTAAGCTCCGAAGCAGTCGTGTCCCTTGGGCCTCCAAGACCAACAGATTCAATCAGTCTAAATCTGAGGGGCTAAAGAAGTCTGAGGATGATGACATGATTTTGGTTTCTTGCCAGGTAATGTCCTGAGAGCAGCTTTTCTAGGGTTTTATGGAAAGCAGGATTTGGGGGGCCCTCTGTGATCCCAATAATGGTGCACTCTCCTCCAAATGCTATAGTTGTGGGAATTCGTAAATGGGCTTTCTGTGGGGCACTCATTGCAACTCTGAagaacatgtaaaaatatttggcATGCATGTGCATCTTTTTGGGAAGAAGGACCAAAGCTTTCATCAGATTTGCAAAGGgatctgtgatttaaaaaaaaaaaagaaaagattaagagCTACTTAGTAGATAGAATGAAATCCCTGCAATCCATTGGGATCATCTTGTACCACTGAATTCAGCAGGAGAGAGAACCAGTCAAAGGCAGACACAGCAATGGATGAAGATGGAAGAGAGTACCAACCCATAATTGTAAGGGTGCTCTCCAACTCTGTTTTTCATATGATATCTGCTGCTTGCTCTTTGGATCTTCCATTCCGTTTGCTTCTCAGGCTCCTGCTGAACCCTGCATTTCTTTTCCACAgtgtgctggaaaggatgtgaaaGCCTTGGTTGACACAGGCTGTCAGTATAATCTCATCTCTTCAGCCTGTGTGGACAGATTGGGGTAAGTAGCCACTTGTACTGGGTGAAAGTCAGATGCAAATGCACTTTTTGTCTGAATCGATTTTGAGATTACAGATGATGAGGATCTTCACAGAGTCTCTTAAAAGAATTGTGTAAAAATCAGATCTCAGCTGGAACCAGAATGCTTAGTAGAGGGGAAGAGTGGTGGGTTGTGGAGAAACTGGTAGAAATCATGATCCAGGCAACCGATTAAGTTTTGAACAAAGACCTGTGGACTCTGGAATGAAAAAGCTAGTGATTCATGACTCAGTTTGTCCCTGCCCTGATCCACCAGATAATAAATTAGAAGGAGTTGTCCTGTTACTATATCCCAGATGAGTAAAAGCAGTGATGTGACTGGCCTCAGCTTACTCAGCTACCTTCTGGGACACACACTGCCTGTCCCTGGAAACTGGCAGTGGGGCTGCAAGTGCTGCTGGACATGGACTATCATAGGGGTAATTAACCAGTAGTTTCTTAGTGCCCTTCCTCTCTGTGAAGAACATGTAAAATCAGATCCCACAGCTGCCCCTATATTGAGGCAGACACTTCATATATTGAATGGGTGTAGTTCTCCCTCTGAATTGGGTTCTTCTTCttttagttagagaaagccattttctgTTTTACCTCCTTTTCCTTCAaactctatttttatttctttccttcttcctgctttttCATACAAAGTACCAGATGGGCCCTGAGATCTAGTCCAGAATCAGGAGGACCAACCCAATACCTTTTGCACATTTCTAGCCCTAAGTACAGTAAGTTATTCCCCAGCCCGACTCTCTGTAATGGAACAATCATTAGAATAGATATAGTCACCCATTTTGAGCCACATTCAAGATGTCTATATTCTTAGGTAAGGCCTGCACAAGATTTGATTTACATAATCAGTGATCTCTGCCACCTAATCTATTCTCTTATCTATCCTGTCCTCTCCCCTTACCACCATCACTCTTTGAAGTTGGCCCTATGGATTTTGTATGTTGCTATTTAAGCTGGGTAGTGGGAAGGAAATCCAAGACACATGTTCTCTTGTGGAAAGAATACTGAGCTTTTTATATGTTGAAGAGGTGAGATATAgtacagtgtgatggttccagaAGGACTGCTAATGTCCTGGTGCATATTTAGGCAACAGACTGCCATGATTCCAGAGGAATTAGTAACCATCTGTAAAACTGctattatatttcttttggatGGGCTATAATAGcaaaggagaggaaacggaggaAAGCAGAAGTATTAGCACAGAAAGTCCATAATTAAGTATTTATCCACCAAACTAATAGCTTGGGCGCTAACAGTTCCAATCAGCTTATATAACTGTATGAAACCTTAGGGCAGTTTCTCTCCTACCTCCCTGGCACAGATTAGTTAAATTAATTGGGACATTCCCTATGATATTATTGCTGACACCAATATTAATGCACTTATCAAATAAATACCTGCCCTCATTGACCTTATAGCCTAAGACAAACTGATGAGGATAGACAACAtagaaaggacaaagagaaaattagacATTGAACAAAGCATCTTCTAAAACTATGGATTAATTTATTTACTCTGAGATCtgttacccacagctgggtagaaAAGGACATGTTAATATTACCTCACACAAGGGATATTAGGATGCAAAATAGGATTCTCTAGTATGTCAGCTCCCCTCTTTTGCTAATTCAGGGAATGAATTAAGGTTTTTGAGAACAGGGGCCAAatctttagttttttaaaaaaatatctctctggcacatttaaaacaaaatggtAAACTAACGAGTGTAGGCCAGCTAGCACTTTTTTGGTAAATTAATCTAAGGAAATCCCTGGAGAATTCTTATTATAGATCAGAAGTTAATCATTGCCAGATTCCACCAGAAGCCTCTGCCAAGGAGATTCTAGTATCTTCCTCTTTGGTGCAGACTCAAGGAGCATGTCAAATCCCACAAGCATGAAGGAGAGAAGCTTTCTCTACCCCGGCATCTCAAAGTTGTGGGCCAGATTGAGCATCTAGTGATCACACTGGGATCCTTCCGCCTGGACAGCCCAGCAGCTGTAATTGGTGAGTAGAATTGGGGACTGGACCTATAGACCCCTAATGTATACCTTCTCCCTATCCCAGCTAAGCCCTCATGAAATCCTATGCTTATAAATATTAGCTTCTTCAAAATCTcaaattttcactttcttgtacTATAATCCTACCCCAATATTTGCCCTCCAAAGCACAAGAACAGCCAAGAGCTACATTCAAGACCTGTTGAGAATTACTTAGAAAAGGAAGTGGGTAACTCATAAGGAGAAATTCAAggggtaaaaaaacaaacatttctgtGTGCAGGTGAAAATGGCCCCTGAAAGTTTTCCATGAGCTAGTTGGAGGTAGAGGGCAAGATTCTCTCATTCCTttgccattaattctttgataGTTTCTCATCATCCCCTTCTACAATTCCCCTCAGGCCCTCTGTATAAATTACTCTAAGTTAGTGGGTTTTGTCTAAATGCCTTTGTCCTTTAGAGTAAAAAGACCTGGGTGTGAATCCTGGTTCTATCACCCTTTTTAAACCATGTGAtctgagcaaattacttaacataATAGATGttcaacagatgtttatttgaaggatggatggatgaatggaaggaaggaaggaaggaacctGATGGTGATCAGGCTGACTTCTAAAGCAGCATGGAAATGACTGAATCTTAATTTTGGGCTTCTTTTTACCATTAGATGACAATGAGAAAAACTTGTCCCTTGGTCTCCAGACTCTCCGATCCCTGAAGGTAGGATTGACTCCACTTTTCATTTGATACTTCCTCTCTGAGGAGGGGTCCTCTTAATGGGATGGGACATAATAGGGTTATTGAGAGTGACCAgtgattttcctttattttcaggGCATCATAAACCTGGATAAGCACAGGCTGATCATagggaagacagacaaggaagaaaTCCCTTTTGTAGAGCCAGTTTCCTTGAATGAAGACAAGTGAGTGCCCAAATGGGTCAGGTCAAGTCAAGTCCATCTGTAATGAGTTtggggtggggcagagaaggGGTCTCAGACAGGATATGGGGTTGTGTCCTGCCTTTGGCCTCCATTCATACCACAAGCCCACCCCTTTCCACCTCCAGAAGTCACCATCCTACAAAACTCTCTGACCCACACCAGAATGAACAGTGATTTTACCACATAGAATGTAGTGGGGGAAACGAGTAGCTTTTAAATCGAAATTTTACTTATCATCAGCCTAACTTCTTTGaatttgatattaattcttctgatatttctttctcatttcagcACTTCCGAAGCGTAACGACAGCCTGCAGCATGtctgcacatatgcacacacgtCATGTTGACAGATTGAGAAAACTGGTTTTGAACCAAATGCAGTAGCAACTTGCTGTGGACCAAGTCCTTCCCTCTAATAGACGCTCCCAAGGCTCCTCCTCACCCAGACCTCTCTAGACTTTAGTCTGTGCTTAGAGATATTGTCTGGTTATAGCCATTGTTTTTTACTCCTTTGACCACTTAATTTATAGACCTTTTGACACTGCCAGGTCTCCTTATGGCctatttctctgcttcctccaggAATTTGCTTTTATTAGTCAAGTATAGGGGCTGCCAGGTTCTATTTCTCCATGGACAGACACACTTGCTTCTTTTCCTGTAGCTAAATGTATAATAAACAAGAACCTGACCTTTACCTTCTTTCAGCTGTTTCAAAGAGGTATAGGATACCTATGTCTTGGAATTAGGAATTAGGATTCCTTCTAATTCATTCTTTGATATCTTAAGTATGAATTTATCTGAAAGAATCCAAAGAGATTATCTATTTCAACCTTTTCATTTAAAAGTccagagaaataagtaaattgcTGAAGCTCATGTACTGAGTCAGTGGTAGAGAGAGACTAGAACTCAGATCTGACTTCCAAGCCAAGGCTATGTTTATTCTCCTATGCTGCCTCATTTGTCTTGAAGCCTTGAGAGCAGGGAGAAGAGATGCCAgtgtataaaaaggaaaaaaatatgctttGGGGCTGGATGCTAGGGGGATCTGGGTAGCCCTCTCTCCTGTGTACTAAATCTGCTACAAGTCCCTGGCCCCAAAATATGCTATCTAAACATTTATATTGGTGCCTGATAGCTGAGGGTGAAAAAATGAAGGACATGGTCTCTCACCTTGAACTTTtggaggggagaatggggagggaGCTACAGAATGGGGAAGGAATGGGAAAGGAACATTAATACCTCTCTAAGATGGAATTGAAAGCTTCAGTTTCTAATTTGGGCATTATTGTCAGATGTTTAttacccgcccccccccccccaagatccAGTTAGTACTTTTGCCTAGCCTCAGGTCTGAAGTAGCTGAGAACAGGAGTAGAAAAAGGAGATGAAAAAATTCCTGAGCAGGGCCCAAAGTAGGTGGAATGACTGGGTAGAATCAGTTGGTGGGGAGACCTACTAAGGAAAACTTTTCTAGGATGGAAGTAGGGGATAAAACTTCCAGGCAGGGAATTGAGGGGTGGGAAGCTGTTCAGATCTGGCTTGGAAAGAGGCAGGTCAGGAGATGGCAGTGATAAGGACAACTTTAACTGCCCAGTATTTCTGGAGTCCTCTCAAAGGTTTGGGGAAATCATGAAGCTTGTTTTTGTTGGGGTGTCAGCTTAGGTACATCAGTATCTGTAATGGAGTCTCCCCTTCAGTTTGGTCATAAAAGTGTTCagacaagttcacagaaatgttgctatattaggttattttcttggggtagagtaggaacatgttggaagtaaagtaattatcttatgttagttgtctttttcttacttcctttttatggtttgtttgaaatgtttttttattgtatgtttttttttaaattttttttatatagttgattttaaaaaaagagttaatttaaaaaaaaaaaaaagtgttcagaGAAGTCAGAAAAATAACCAGTTGTGAGTATCCCTTTAAGGGATTCCTAAGTCTACCCTGGGTTCATAGCTATAATTCCCAGAGTGTTTCATGATTCCATTTTGAACCTTTGCAGGCCTCACCAACAATCTGTAGTCTAGTTCTCAGTGACTGCCCCTACCAAGTAGCTCTTTGGAACTCTCAACTTCTTGGCCTCACAGAATCTCCCCAAGGACTAGGATCTTGGTGACCCCCATTTGATCAGCTGGACAGCCCTACTGAAGCCAGCTGTCACTGGGTCATTCCCCAGGTCCCCTTCCTCTCAGCCTCTCCAGAGGAAGGTAGGGAAAACTAAGTACAGCCACAGGGGtggggaggccacatctgaagcTCAGTAGAGTGATCCCAGGGTACCAAACTTCAGTGCTCCCTCCAGCTTCACCCCATTCTGTTACCTAGGAGGGGCCTGCACCTTTCCACTGAGTCCTCCCCATTTTCCTCCCCTACTTATGACATCACTGTGGCCTACTTCTTATCCTAGGACTGAGTTAAAATACTTCACACCCTAATTTCCTCCTTGGAAGTTCCACTCCAAGCCTTGATTCTTGGCCACAAGTGAGGCATCTTGGCCTGGTTTCTCCTTATTTGGATTCCCTGTGGACCAAG
This genomic stretch from Choloepus didactylus isolate mChoDid1 chromosome 6, mChoDid1.pri, whole genome shotgun sequence harbors:
- the NRIP3 gene encoding nuclear receptor-interacting protein 3; translation: MFYSGLLTEGGRKETDMREAASLRQQRRMKQAVQFIHKDSADLLPLDGLKKLGSSKDTQPHNILQRRLMETNLSKLRSSRVPWASKTNRFNQSKSEGLKKSEDDDMILVSCQCAGKDVKALVDTGCQYNLISSACVDRLGLKEHVKSHKHEGEKLSLPRHLKVVGQIEHLVITLGSFRLDSPAAVIDDNEKNLSLGLQTLRSLKGIINLDKHRLIIGKTDKEEIPFVEPVSLNEDNTSEA